Genomic DNA from Deinococcus aquiradiocola:
CAGCACGGATCGCCTCGCGGCGGTCCGGGACGCTCGTGTGGTTGCTGCGGCCGCCCGCGCCGCGCTCCATCTCCTGCAGGATGTCCCGGATGGGCGTGTCGCGGCTGTCCTCCTCCGTGAAGAACGCGTGGTCGGCGAGGCGCGTGGCGACCTCCCCGAGCGGCGCGCGCTTGCTGGGGTCGCGCAGGCCGCCCGCAGATCCGAGCACCACGATCAGGCGGCCCGGCGTGGTGACGCGCAGCGTGCCGAGCGCCTTCTCCAGGCTGGGCGGCGTGTGCGCGAAATCCACGACGACGCGCCGCCCGCCCGCGTCCGGCACGAGCTCCATTCGGCCCGGCACGCCCGCGAAGCTCGCCAGGCCGTCCAGCAGCGTCCCGAGGTCCGCGCCGAGCTGCGCGGCGGCCGCCATTGCCGCGAGGGCGTTGTGGACGTTGAAGCGCCCGATCATCGGCAGCCACGCCTCCGCTTCACCGAGCGGGCAGTGCAGCCGGAAGCGCAGGCCGCCCACCTCCTCGCGCACGTCCGCCGCACGCCACGCCGCTTCCGGCGCCTCGCCGTACAGGGTGTGTGGGCCGAGCGCGGTCAGGTGCGCCGTCCAGGGGTCGTCGGCGTTCAGGACGGCGAAGGGGGCACGTTCGATCAGTTTGCGTTTCTCCTCGAAGTACCCCTGCACCGTCCCGTGAAAGTCGAGGTGCTCGGACGTGAGCTGTGTCCACACCGCCACGTCCCACGCCACGGCCCGCACGCGTTCCAGCGCGAGCGCGTGACTGCTGGCCTCCAGCACCACCGCCCGCGCGCCCGCCTGCAGCTGCCCGGCGAGGTTCTCCTGCACCTGCGGCGCTTCCGGCGTGGTGAAGTGCGCCGGGAAGTGCCGCACCGCCCCGTCCGGCAGCTGGTACCCGGCGGTGCTGAGCAGCCCGGACGGCAGGCCCGCCGCGCGCAG
This window encodes:
- a CDS encoding UDP-N-acetylmuramoyl-L-alanyl-D-glutamate--2,6-diaminopimelate ligase, producing MKLHDLARALNLSLPDGTPDPDVSGVTHNAAWVQPGMAFVAIRGARFDGHSFLADVAARGAVLVLGEGLPDGVAAPLPYLRVPEARAALADVAAALHGDPSRALKVVGVTGTDGKTTTSWMTVHLLRAAGLPSGLLSTAGYQLPDGAVRHFPAHFTTPEAPQVQENLAGQLQAGARAVVLEASSHALALERVRAVAWDVAVWTQLTSEHLDFHGTVQGYFEEKRKLIERAPFAVLNADDPWTAHLTALGPHTLYGEAPEAAWRAADVREEVGGLRFRLHCPLGEAEAWLPMIGRFNVHNALAAMAAAAQLGADLGTLLDGLASFAGVPGRMELVPDAGGRRVVVDFAHTPPSLEKALGTLRVTTPGRLIVVLGSAGGLRDPSKRAPLGEVATRLADHAFFTEEDSRDTPIRDILQEMERGAGGRSNHTSVPDRREAIRAAVRLARPGDTVLLAGKGPEETLERLHETIPWNEVQEARDALLD